A single Streptomyces sp. 2114.4 DNA region contains:
- the lepB gene encoding signal peptidase I: MGDLAVGARSGTEEPEEPAGRGEPTRPAASSVHQSPARSGAQAQSSPSADSSDRSDTLDMSAGKEVSGGMKKAKKPRAFWKELPILIGIALLLALLIKTFLVQAFSIPSDSMQDTLQRGDRVLVDKLTPWFGSKPQRGEVVVFHDPGGWLNETPTPEPNPVQKVLSFIGLMPSAEEKDLIKRVIAVGGDTVECHGTGPVKVNGKALDEASYVFPGATPCGDRAFGPIHVPKGRIWVMGDHRDDSLDSRYHQNLKGNGTVSENEVVGRAFTIAWPINRWATLPVPDTFDQPGINKAMAATPAALGLAGAVPIVIWRRRRLTGTRNPR, encoded by the coding sequence GTGGGGGACTTGGCGGTCGGCGCGCGGTCCGGAACCGAAGAGCCCGAAGAGCCGGCAGGACGTGGTGAGCCCACGCGGCCGGCGGCGAGTTCCGTGCATCAGTCACCAGCTCGGTCAGGGGCGCAGGCCCAGAGTTCACCTTCGGCGGACTCGTCGGACAGGTCCGATACGTTGGACATGTCGGCGGGCAAGGAGGTGAGCGGTGGCATGAAGAAGGCCAAGAAGCCGCGTGCCTTCTGGAAGGAGCTGCCGATCCTCATCGGGATCGCGCTGCTCCTCGCGCTGCTGATCAAGACGTTCCTGGTGCAGGCGTTCTCGATCCCGTCCGATTCGATGCAGGACACCCTGCAGCGCGGGGACCGGGTCCTGGTCGACAAGCTGACGCCGTGGTTCGGCTCCAAGCCGCAGCGCGGCGAGGTCGTCGTCTTCCACGACCCGGGCGGCTGGCTGAACGAGACGCCGACTCCTGAGCCCAACCCCGTCCAGAAGGTCCTCAGCTTCATCGGCCTGATGCCCTCGGCCGAGGAGAAGGACCTGATCAAGCGGGTGATCGCGGTCGGCGGTGACACCGTCGAGTGCCATGGCACCGGCCCCGTCAAGGTCAACGGCAAGGCGCTCGACGAAGCCTCCTACGTCTTCCCCGGGGCCACGCCCTGCGGCGACCGGGCGTTCGGTCCGATCCACGTCCCCAAGGGCCGGATCTGGGTGATGGGCGACCACCGCGACGACTCCCTCGACTCCCGCTACCACCAGAACCTCAAGGGCAACGGCACGGTCTCGGAGAACGAGGTCGTCGGCCGGGCGTTCACCATTGCCTGGCCCATCAACCGCTGGGCGACGCTGCCCGTGCCGGACACCTTCGATCAGCCCGGTATCAACAAGGCCATGGCGGCCACGCCGGCGGCCCTCGGCCTCGCCGGTGCCGTGCCGATCGTGATCTGGCGTCGCCGAAGGCTGACCGGAACACGTAACCCCAGGTAA
- the lepB gene encoding signal peptidase I, whose translation MSSSTERRTDGHGRTTGSVLSGLAVALGCVLFLGGFVWAALIYRPYTVPTDSMTPTIAVGARVLAEKVDGSEIRRGDIVVFQDSTWGDLPMVKRVVGVGGDKIACCTKQGRLTINGTPVEEPYLQGSGPASPIGFKAKVPTGQLFLLGDHRSDSLDSRVHLTDGDHGSVPRSAVNARVDARAWPLGSVGVMQRPAAFSALPGGTSQPGPVRPITLAVVAGAVLILVGAAYGPLARRKARKGA comes from the coding sequence ATGAGCAGCAGTACGGAACGCAGGACTGACGGCCACGGCCGGACGACGGGCAGTGTGCTGTCCGGTCTGGCCGTGGCCCTCGGCTGTGTGCTGTTCCTGGGCGGCTTCGTATGGGCAGCGCTGATCTACCGCCCCTATACGGTGCCGACCGACTCGATGACACCGACGATCGCGGTCGGGGCGCGGGTCCTGGCGGAGAAGGTCGACGGCTCCGAGATACGCCGCGGCGACATCGTCGTCTTCCAGGACTCCACCTGGGGCGACCTGCCGATGGTCAAGCGCGTCGTCGGCGTCGGCGGTGACAAGATCGCCTGCTGTACGAAGCAGGGCCGGCTGACCATCAACGGAACCCCCGTCGAGGAACCGTATCTGCAGGGAAGCGGGCCCGCCTCACCCATCGGCTTCAAGGCAAAGGTCCCCACCGGCCAGCTCTTCCTGCTCGGTGACCACCGCAGCGATTCCCTGGACTCCCGCGTCCACCTCACCGACGGCGACCACGGCTCCGTACCGCGCAGCGCCGTCAATGCCCGGGTCGACGCGCGCGCCTGGCCGCTCGGCAGCGTCGGCGTGATGCAGCGCCCGGCGGCCTTCTCCGCCTTGCCCGGCGGCACCTCGCAGCCCGGCCCGGTGCGGCCCATCACCCTCGCGGTGGTCGCCGGCGCGGTCCTCATCCTCGTCGGTGCGGCCTACGGGCCCCTGGCCCGGCGCAAGGCGCGCAAGGGTGCCTGA